One Nitrospirota bacterium genomic window, ACGGCGTTGTTATTTCCAATCTCTTTATGCTGCCGCTCTGTGCAAAGATCAAGGATAAGGCGATTGTATCGGAGACTCTTATGAACATTATCATGGAAGGCATAGAAGCGATCAATAACGGAGAGCACCCGTATAAGATCGAGGAAAAAATAAAAGGACACCAGAGTATCGAGGAACTTTCTTATGCCGGCGCCGGAAATCCCCTTGCCGCTACCAAGGGTATCGGCTGATTTCCGGAATTCATGAGACTGCAACATTCAATGAAATGGAAAGAGAGGTCAACCGATGGACAATCTGCCTGATACGATGCCGGCAAATGCCTCATACCGGAGGCTTATCGAAAAATCAAAGTCATCGGTAGACAGCGACAGCAACTGGCTCATTACCCTCAGTGATTTGCTGTCTCTTCTGCTGGTCTTTTTTATGATGTTTTTTGTTATGACAAAAAACACAAAACGGCCGGGACCAGTTGATCCGGGGAAAGCCCAAAGCCTCAACAATACGGCTGCTATGCTGCCTCAGCCAACCGACGCGGTAAGGGAAAGGATAAAAGATGAAGTGACCACCAAAATCAACAATCTTTCCCTGAGCAATGATGTTTCGGTGCAGGCGGTCGATAAAGAGATCATAATCACCATGAAGGAAAAAGTAAGTTTCAGTCCCGGCGAGGCGGTGATACTGAAACGCTCGGAAACCATCCTCGATAATATCGCATCCATTATAGAGCAATATCCTGCGTTCCTGGTCGAAATAGAAGGACATACCGACAATGTGCCGATCAAAACGCCGCTGTATCCTTCAAACTGGGAACTCTCTGTCGGAAGGTCAACAAGTGTTTTGAAATATTTTATCAACAGGCACGGGATTGACCCCTCCAGGTTGTCGATTAAGGGAAATGCAGACCAGCATGCCATCGTTCCCAATGACACCCCCGAAAACAGGGCGCAAAACAGAAGGGTTGAGATCAGACTCAAAGAAAAGGAAGCATAGGAGATTAACGCGGCAGCGGCTTTCTCCCGCTTTTCGGACAAGAGGCTGATCTCATCAGGCCCTTCAGCGGCGGTCTGCATATCTTCTGTCCTTTCCTGAACAGGTCTTTGACCTGGTGACCGGGGATTGGTTTGCTGAAATAAAATCCCTGGACTTCATTGCATCCCCGCTCCTTTAAAAATGCAAGCTGCTCGGCAGTCTCGACCCCTTCTGCAATGACTTTCAGGTTCAGACTATGCGCAAGTGCGATGATTGCAGAGACAACAGAGCTGTTATCTGGCCCGCTGGAAATATCCCTGACAAAGGATTGGTCTATCTTCAGCACATCGATCGGGAAGCGCTTCAGGTAATTGAGCGAGGAATAGCCTGTACCAAAATCGTCGATCGAGAGCCTGAGGCCGAGGTCCTTGAGTCTTCTTAGCGTCCGGATGTTGTCGTCGACATCCTGCATGATGACGCTCTCTGTTATCTCAAGTTCCAGATGCCGGGGGTCAA contains:
- a CDS encoding OmpA family protein, producing MDNLPDTMPANASYRRLIEKSKSSVDSDSNWLITLSDLLSLLLVFFMMFFVMTKNTKRPGPVDPGKAQSLNNTAAMLPQPTDAVRERIKDEVTTKINNLSLSNDVSVQAVDKEIIITMKEKVSFSPGEAVILKRSETILDNIASIIEQYPAFLVEIEGHTDNVPIKTPLYPSNWELSVGRSTSVLKYFINRHGIDPSRLSIKGNADQHAIVPNDTPENRAQNRRVEIRLKEKEA